Genomic segment of Populus trichocarpa isolate Nisqually-1 chromosome 12, P.trichocarpa_v4.1, whole genome shotgun sequence:
ACTGCAAAATAGTACTTAAACCTGCCATGTTCTACAGTACTGGGGAGTGGCAAGTGAGAGAATCACCCTACTTGTTCATCCAGTGCATTATTTATGGTCGATATAGCCAACACAGCCTAGCAGCTTAATGATCTCTAATTACTCAAATCATCAATGCATTAAGTGTTAATTAACTCAGCTTTCAATAGTTTCTTCTTAATCGGATGGCAATATGATGGTCCACACAATATTGCCAAAGTCTGATTTGCATAATCAAATTTCCCCTAGATTAATTCTGGCCAAAAGTATATTCAAGTCATCTTCATAAATGGTCAATTGCATAAAAAGGGTTGCCATATGGGGACTCAATAATTCCAAagtcttgatttaaaaaatcagaACAAAATCCCTATCACTCAGTTATGCTAGCTAGCATTATCAATACATAGAGTATTGTAACCTGTTGAGGTGTTGTTGTTACATCATGTCACTGGCAGAAGCATAAACATCTTTCCTTCCTCAGAACAGCAAGAATTTAATCCCTCTAAACTTGATGATGGATTCTATCAGAAGTAGAACATAAAGTTTTACCTGGTGTAGGAATATATGTCAGAGGAGGAAAAACATGGACTAGAAAAACTCGAGCTCCAGGTAAAACAGCATGATCTAGAGCCCACTTCAGTACATctgtgtcatttttaccaacagcTACATAAACATCATGACTGACTCCATCTATGCTGTTAGAAATAGGCTTGATGTCTTCTCCTATCTCCACAATTTCGGGCGACATGATTCGCGCACCGTACCGCATAGAACTTGCCGGCACATATTTCTCCTCTTCCATCCTTTCCTTTACGCTTTGTATTATTACACAAGCATAGATTAGAGAGAAATGAACGACATAAGTTGTGTGACAGAGATAGGTGGTCTTTTAGAGCGAAGAAATCAAGATTTTTGTGCTAGTTAAATATATATTGGCAGTTAAAAAGGAAGTGGTCGTTGCTCTCAAGgccacaaaataaaaggaagacaAGAAAAGCAGATTCTTTTTTGTCAAGCTTTGTAGGCTATTGGATATGTCACATGAGACCAATGCTCTTTTCTTAAGAGCCCTTTTTAGAGCAAAAGAAACCTTTTGCTTTCCCCTCCTCCATAATCTAGTCATTAGGATTAGCCTTGCTCTGGGAAGATAGCATCTAGGGTGTTATCCTCACATTTGAAATAACTATAGTCTTTGTTTGACCTATTGTTAGGCTCATAATGAACCTCAGATTGCAATCAAAGAAGAATTTCACATGAATATTGAGGTCTTATTACAAGTTTCGTAATTAattgatctgttttttttctacttttgattttaaaatatagaatgaaagaaaaataactttttgttcCAACCCTGTAGATGGAAAAAGATGATTCAATGCATTCCATTGATTGTTTCGTATTGGAAAAAGGGGCGTGGTGTCTATTTCTCTTTGCAGCTTTCAGTCCGGCAGAAATGCCCATTTCCATAGGTGCTGCACAGCTCAGCCATCTTATTAGCAGGATATAGTTTCTGTAGAAAATTCCAAGGTGATTTAACTATTTTAAGCAGCTTTGTGGGTATTAAACAAAGTCATTCAAAGACTGGCCCTGAGTAAAATACAAGAATCTGGATCTGGGTACAGGATGCCATCTTGTACAGGTTCAGTTGTTCTCCTGTGCTTGTCTTTTACTTTCCATGCAAAAAAAGGTAGTCCCATTGCACAAGGAGGAGTCAATCTGGTCCCATGCTGCAGGCATTATAGATCAAAGTAATGATTACTTTTCGCAGAGATTTTTAGTCATTTATTAAAAGACTTCAATTGAAGATGATAAGCTGAAAACATCAATGACAGCGACATCGCAGTATGGAAGCTGCACTGGAAGTATATTTGAGTAGATGCATCCATCCATGTTGAAAATTATTTGGAGCTGCAATGCTGCAGTACAAGCAATGTTGAAATCAAATACTAATCAACAGCTTACCAGTCCGAATCTTATAGTCTAACTAAATGAAGTTGCAAAATAGGGCTCTTACAATTTGAGTTTGCTGTTATCCCTTGATCTTCTGCGCAAGGCAATTGTCACTAGCTTGGGCAATACATAGAAACTCTCCCAACAAGCTAATCAGCCACAAAAGAGAAGATTAGAATGCCGTAATGCCACAATCCTGTATCttctgaagaagatgatattttgaatttgtCAATCTATATGACACGATTAAAGTGAATTGGTTTGCCTACACAGTAGCAAACTGTACTGTAGTGTTCTAAGTCAATATCACTTTTTTATTCTGTGCTATCCTTGTAAGCCTGCACCATATAATACCTTATGCTTTGCGCGCGTGCGCACTTGACATACAGGATGTAAATTGCATATGCTGCTATGACAATGGAACCCTAATTCAATCTGTATGTAGGCATGACGCAGTGCTTCAGTATTCTAGTAAGCGAAGGACACAATCCATACAAGGAATCGAAGAAGAAAGATAGTAATTAAAGAGGTCATCAATGAAAGCCACCTAAAGAACCCCTAATGAAAACGAGGTCTCTATAGTATATACTACGATTAAACCTCAAAGTTAGAAAGAAAGTTCACGAGGAGAATCGCTGAAGCTTTAAAACTGATAATTTTATTGTCTTCAGGACTCTTGAAATTCTAATAGCAGTGatggtttaaaataattttttttattttattgggtcaGACCtggttcaatgtatttttagctTTGGACCGGACCCGGTCTGGCCGGAACAGTGGAGAATATCTCCACGTTAGTGGAGCATGGCTACACTGTCCAGGAATCTCCTCCGCGCAAGAAGCAGCAAAAAGCTGCTTTCCTTCCCCCTGCGTTTCAAACGCGAATTACCATGGGACCCATGAACAGTAAATggtgttttaattgttatcaaacCATTGTTTCCCGTGGTTTGCTTCAAAAGTAGAAGCAACCACAGAAACAAACACTCACTAAGAAAGTAGGGCCGAGTGACAACAAAAATTACTCTTTCAATCTCAAAATAACCCAAaactcacatttttttttctttttttctctaaccGTCAAAGTGTAGAGaatgaagatatttttaaataagccTTAACTCTAAAATATGACAACTTTaggcttttatatataaactaagtacatgggtatttatttttttatgttggcttATAATTTAAGACAAACTCAACAAATCTCCACCTCGATTTAAATTGAACCAACTTACAAAACTTGAACTCCTCCCTAATTGCCTCCATCAAGCATCTTTCAAGTACTACACAAACCATTCAAGTCCAAGCAATGCTTGAACTTGCTGCAGAGATAGGCTTCATCAATATATTTGCAAGGTTCCTAGCTATAACAATCTTATTAACTGATACAACACCATCTGACATGATATCTATAATAAAGTGATACTGGACATTAATATGTTTGATCCTTTCATGGTACATCTAGTTCTTGGCCAAATGCATGACACTCTGGTTATCACAATGTATAACAATCAACTCATGTGACAAACCAAGATTGTCAACAAAACCTCTCATCTATAAAGCTTATTTAACTACCTTTGTCAATGTCATATACTTAATATTTGTTGTAGACAAGGCAATAGTGTGGATTGTAAATTTGTTTCTAACTAATGGCGCACCTCAAGAGAGTAAAACCATAACTTGTCAATGATCTTATTCTATCCAAATCACCAAGTGTAATCTGAATCTATAAAGCCCTTAACACTACTTCTAGTACAACTATCTCTGTCATATACCAAGTCAACATTTATAGTACCTCTAAGCCATTTAATTGTCTGCTAGTGAACTTTACTAAGATTTCTTATAAACTTGTTAACCATACTAATAACATATGAAATGTCTGGATGAATGCAAACCATAACATACATAATGTTTCCAGCTGCACTATTATATGGAACATCTTACATATGCTCTTTTTCCTCCTCAATTTCTAGTAATAAACTTAAAGGTAACCTAAAATGAGCTACAAGTGGAGTACTCACTAGCTTGCAATCTTGCATACCAAAACACTTAAGTACCTTTTTAAGATACTTCATCTGTGACAAATATAACTTGTCAATGTTTTGATCTTTATGTATCTCTATACCTAAAATCTTCTTAGTTGCACCCAAATCTTTCATTTCAAACTCCCCACTCAATTAATCATTTAAACTATTGATCTTAGGTATGTTCTTCGAGGCAATCAACATGTCATAAATATACAATAATAGGTacacaattaaaatatcatatgaGAGCTTCTTGAAATACATACAACTATCATAGTCATTTCTAAAATAACAATGTCCAAGCATAAAAGTATCAAACCTTTTATACCACTGTTTTAGTGATTGCTTCAAACCATACAATGATTTCTTTAATAAACACACATGGTCTTCTTTGCCTTGAGCAATGAAACCCTCTAGATGAGGTATATAGATCCTCTTCTCCAACTCATTATGTAGAAAAGTTATTTTGACATCTAGTTGCTCAAGCTCTAAGTCAAACAATGCTACCATAACAAACAATACTGGGATGGAACTATGCTTCACAACTAGAGAGGACACTTCATTAAAGTCAACACTTTCTCTTTATGTAAAGCTCTTGGCAACTAGACGTGCTTTAAACCATGCATCATGAACCTCTAGAATTCCATCTTTCCTCTTGTAAATCCATTTACACCCAACAAACTTTTAGGTCTGTGGTGGTTTAACAAGTTTTCATGCccgattattataaaaagactTAATCTCTTAATTCATAGAAAACATCCACTTGAAAGATTATTTGCAAGGAATTGCCTCTTTATAAGAATAAAGTTCATGATTATCAAGATTATCTGTAACATTCAAGGCCAAATCAACTGGATCAGCATAACTATACTTAACTAGTGTTTTTATCCATCTTATTTGTCTTTATATAACAATATTATAAGGTTGTTCTTCAGGTgcatttttaacaataatatctTGCACCACTTCCTCAACAAGCTCAGCTAAAGTAtcttcttgaattgttttttaagctcTAACCTCAAGCTCCACTTGTTTGCTAGTACCATGATTCATCTCAACATCAATATTTGTCAACTTTTTTTCCTTACTAGTAATAAACTTAGATGACTtaggatatataaaaaaaagaatacacaATTGATATCCCTTCACCCTAGATGCATAgcttagaaatatatattttctcgcTCTCAACCCAAGTTTATCTTTTTAACATGAGTATAAACAAGATAATTAAATACTCTTAGTTTGGAATAATCAACAAAAGAACTAGATCATACCTCATATGGAGTCTTCAACTCTAAAACTAACGTAAAGATCTATTTACCAGATAACAAGCCATGTTAATTTCTTTGGCCTAAAATTCCTTTGATAATCCAACTTGTTAAAGTATACAACATGCTCTTTCCAAGAGGTTCTTGTTTATACATTTTACAACTCCATTTTGTTATGGTGTATTCCTGATAATGTGATGTTTAGAACTTCTTTCATTCTTGTAGAACTTATCAAATTCACCTAAGCAGAATTTCAAACCATCATTAGTTTTTCAGCACATGATCTTTTTACTAGTCTACATCTCAATTAAGGTTTTCCACTgcttgaagatgatgaacaCATTACTCTTTCTCTTTATAAAATACGTCTAGATCTTCATAAAGTAGTCATCAATAAATGTTAATAGATATTATGCTCTATATTTTAACATAATAGGAGAAGGACCCAAAGGTAAGAATGAATATAATCCACAATACCTTGATATGATGAACATCCATATTGAATTTTACCCTGCACTATTTAACATAAACACAATGCTCATTTTGATCTAGACTTGTCTCCactaattgaaaattaattatttattttaccccTTATAATCAAGCCCCCTGCATGATCATCATTATGACTCTCTAACACTCAATTTTTCAACTCTATagtttaaaaaagttttgaCATCTTCTAAACTAAAACTATCATTTTTATATAGCAAAGTATCAACAAAATGAacacaataaaatcaaagtCTGATCATCATCTTTAACCTtaacatcaatattttataaatagcatttattatttttactatcacCACTATTTGTGAAATTATTTTAcaatcattattctttttaatattaaaaatgaggcattaaaaaattgaatttcattctGATTATTTATTGCTatttcaaacacaatattaaaattaaaaaatcattatgacCACTCTATTTTGACTTCATGCCTTTCATTTCTAATAACCAAACATAATATCAAAGAGTTTTGGAgtaaattattgattaaaaaaattccatatcGTTAACAAAAAGCTTGTATAATCTTCAAAGATCAATAATTTTAGATAGATCGAttactttttcaaaaactacatagacaataaacataatattacTCTTCATAAtactcttcattttttttagaagttgtACAGTGTTGGTCTAGTTATCTACACCAATTGTAAGGTGATCCAAAATTGATCATTTAATTGTTtgtaagtttttaatttgattatatacAACAATATTTTgacatatatattattctaataaatataattgtttgtaaatttttaatttaatccacacacacccacacccacacccacaccgacatatatatatatatatatatatatatatatatatatatatatatatgttgatcattgaattatttaataaaagaagCTAAGTTTCTCGCTTTTACAAGATGGAGCATGTCTCTCTTGATTTGGTTTTTCAAGATTATCCTTCTTGATTTGGTTTCTTCAAGATTTTGTTCTTCTATCCTACCTCAATTatcatattttgatatttttttttttctatcttgtcCTACATCACATGTGTTTCTCTACAGACAAGTCAGCTATCAATCTCCCACTTGAACAATTATCAACCACATGTGTATATCGGGTGTCAACAAAAGTTGTCAGAATGGTCGGCGCCCGCCTGGCCTAAGGCCTAACTCCGTCCCCTCTTTCTAGGAAGAACAGGGGAGATGATTGCTTCCTAATAAAGTAATAAGCATGCCTCTTTTATCTACTTGTTCCTTCCTCTtcctttcctcctcctccttcaaaGTTTGATGCCTGAAAGGCaacaaataatcaataaaagagatattttgaaattaatagaaGAGTAAGACCAAAAGCTTTTAAGTGCCCTGCAGTTAAActtcattttcataaaaataaatatttattttttattctttcaaataaTTGCTACAACACTTCCTAATACGCCATCAACAGAAGACTCCACCACCCACTTTACATGAATTCTATTTCAAGTTGGGCCACACAGCATATATGCATAGAATCCTCTAAACTGTAAACTTAATCTGCATCACAAATATTAATCCACGCCCTTTTTGTATTTGCAagtgattatatatatacataaagaTTTCAATATTGACCAAGAGCAGAGCAGAACTATGCGAGGAGATGAAAAGAAGAATATTCCCATGACAGAAATCAAAGTTGGTGTGGGTGGACCATCAGCCCACTATCTGATGTCAAGAGTTGAAAGATGATTATAACAGAAAGGTAAAGCTGCCATTCAACAACACAAGTGATAACTCATGACAATGTGCACATGAATGGAATCTATGGATGTCGTATGTATGAATTAAGATCACCTGTCATCGCTTCCATCAACTTCATCCAACTAAATCTTGATGCAGACTTCTTCTAGTGTTTGTTGTTGTGGAGGATATTATTAGACTGCTGAAATTTGAAAATCATATAAACACACGTATATATATCAATGTCAGAGATTGCAGATCATACTGCAGTGGAATCGGGATTGCACTTGACAACCATAACGAAATCGCCATGTAAGTGAGTGGCACTTGTGAGAGGTGGTGGGGCTATGTGTAATCTACTAATGGTCTTGAAGGTGAATTGCACAATGTTCTTTATATAAGGAATACCTTTCATACTAAAGAAGTACAGATCAGAAATAGGAGCCATGGCAAAGGCCATTCTTCTTGCTCTTCTTAAAGTACTGATGATCATAATATTTGCTGGTTGGATTGCTCTGTGGCTTCTAAAGCCTACTAATCTGTGGACAAGAAAATGGAAAGGAGCTGAAGATAGTGCTAGGCACACAGTGTTTGGCTATTACGGTATGTACTTGGAGTCACCATCTGAATTGGTTTTTGCTTAGTGCTAAAtcgtcttttttatatatattaatctacACACTTACTCTCTGGCATGACAACATCAGCTATCAATTTATAGAATCAAGCAAGAGATGTCATTTGCGTGCTCATTCTTactgaaaaacataaaacattcaTGATTGCAAAATTGCAGATGTTGGTATCAATGCTTATATTAGTATAATACTGAATGCACTGCAGGTCTCAACTTTGCTGTATTCACATTTCCTCCTATTGCCGTGACCATAATTGGATTAGTTTACTTGGATTTGGTTACGAAGGAGCCTCCTCGAAGCAGGTAATATAGTTGTGAAATTAGATCTGTATCTCTAGAAATCAATGGCTTACTGTTCCTTATGATTAACATGGATGACAGACCAGCAAGGAGTGCAACTGTTGGTTTCTCAAATCCTGTGGTGGTAAACAGCTTTGTGGGAATTTTATCTAGCTTAGAGATTCTGGCAGtgtttctctttttcctctttctAGCTTGGACTTACTACGCCCGCATCAGTAATGACTTCAAAAAGTTGATGCCAGTCAAGTCACTGAAGTTAGATTTGTGAGTTCTAATGATCCTAAATAACATTTGGTGGATACTGAAAATCAAGAGTAACACCATTACTGATGTTTACCTGTATTTCAGATGGCAAATCAAGTATCTAAGAGTGGCCACCCGATTTGGATTGCTTGCAGAAGTCTGCCTGgctttgcttcttcttcctGTTTTGAGGGGCTTGGCCATTTTCCAGTTAATTGGAATCCAGTTTGAAGCTTCAGTACGATACCATATATTGCTTGGGacgtcaatgatatttttttccacaATTCATGGTGCAAGCACTTTGTTCATCTGGGGAGTCAGCCGCCATATTCAAGATGAGGTATTCTATTTCCTTTCTGTTTCCCCTCTTGAAACAAAATTTGTAGTCTGTTTCATTGGTTCAATTTGCATTTTTGTGATTGAATTTGGTATCTTCTGTTGTTAACATCCAACctatccttttcttctctgttttaaTCCTTTGCTATGAGTTTTCAATAACAGATATGGAGATGGCAGAAAAAAGGACGGATATACCTGGCAGGAGAGATTGCTCTTGTTACAGGACTGGTAATCTGGATCACGTCACTTCCTCAAATAAGGAGGAGGAGATTTGAAATATTCTACTACACACACCATCTATACATAGTCTTCCTAATATTCTTCTTGTTCCATGCTGGAGATCGGCACTTCTACATGGTTTTTTCTGGGGTATTTCTCTTTGGTCTTGACAAGCTACTTCGAATCTTACAATCAAGACCACAAAGTTGCATTCTCTCAGCACGAATATACCTAATCCCCAGCAAAGCCATAGAACTTACGCTGCCAAAGGATCCAGGTAATCTTTTCAGCCTTCCCCGTTACAATCATGCATATTAGTGTTATGGCAGTAAAACTTCTCTCATCAAACATCTTTCATACTAATTGCAGGATTGAAGTATACCCCAACAAGTGTTATATACATGAAGATACCAAGTATTTCCAAGTTTCAGTGGCATCCCTTCAGTATCACTTCTAGCTCAAATATTGATGATCACACGATGTCTGTTGTAGTAAAATGCAATGAGGGCTGGACAAGTTCTCTCTATGACATGATACAAGCAGAGCTAGATTCAGATACAGGTGCTATGAACTGTATACCTGTGTCAATTGAAGGCCCTTATGGACCTGCTTCACTGGACTTCCTAAGGTTTGCAAAAAAGAACCTAGTATTGCAGACAAGAAGAATTTACTTGAACTGATAATGAACTAAGGATGATTTTCGAGATTGTCATTTGTTAAGAATTTTTTGCAGGCATGACAGCCTACTTCTGATTGCCGGTGGAGCTGGGATAACCCCATTTCTCAGCATCATAAAGGAAATTGCTTCCATAAGCAGCAGCAGGTATAGATTCGCCACACAAGTTCAGCTCATCTATGTCGTGAAGAAGTCGCAAGATGTTTGCCTGTTAAACTCAGTTTCTTCTCAACTTCTGAATCAGTCATCCACACAGTTGTCTCTAAATCTAAAAGTTTACGTGACACAGGAAGAGAGTTCTAATGCAACAGTGATAGGATTAGTGAATAACTTTTCTCTAGCGAGAACAGTTAACTTTAGCACCGAATGTTCAAATTATGCAGTGCATGGACTAGATAGTTCAATTTTGATGGCTGCCATGGTCGCATTATCCTCCATTAAGTTCTTagtttctcttattttctttaatcgCATTTTTGTTCCCACTGAAATGAAGAGTCCTGCCTCACAAAAGATGGTTGTTCCGTCAGAAAACAAGGCCTCAAAAGAGAAGACTCCCTCTTCAGTTGTTGATCTACTTCTCCTAGCTTCTTTCATCGTAGCTCTTGCTTGCAATACTTTTGTAGCAATTATCTTGAGATGGAAAAGGCTCAAGAAAGATATTCCAGCAGTGTCTCCAAAACAAGGTAATAAAGCCACAGAATTAGTAGGTTCAGTGGAGGCAAGAAGTACTGTTGAGGAACATGAAATTCATTTTGGAGGAAGGCCTGACTTTCAAGGTATTATTATTCTATCTTTTTCCTACAATTCGGCAACATTCTATTATTTGAAATTTCTGCTTCCAATTACAGTTTGTGTAATTGCATGTTGTAAACAGATATATTGTCCAAGTTTCCAAATGAAACTGGTGGATCTGATATTGGAGTACTGGTGTGTGGACCGGAAAGCATGAAGGAGTCGGTCGCATCATTATGCCAGTTGAAGTCTCAGGGACTCAACATTGGTGCCAAGGGAAAGAAACCATACTTCATTTTCCACTCCCTCAACTTCACTCTTTAGCCTCACCATCCATACACACAAATACTTGACAACATGCAAACATTAGCATCTGGTTCTAAATAAAGGATGCCTTCATTCCACTTTGTACATATTTCATCGTGGCATCATTTGAGAAAGGGCTTGAGCAGTTAAGCTGAAAGCTTGTGCATTTAGATAAGTTGAATGGATGGGACTTTATCAAAGTGCTTTGAGGGCCAATCTACAATTCAATCATGGCCGTTTTACAAAATCTCTTGCCCCAATTTCAAAAGAATACTCTTATCTCTACCTCTTATGAGCCAGGCTGAGGAAGATTTGGTAGTTAATAATGAGAGAACACCCTCGTCCACTTTGTCTT
This window contains:
- the LOC7458053 gene encoding ferric reduction oxidase 8, mitochondrial, which encodes MAKAILLALLKVLMIIIFAGWIALWLLKPTNLWTRKWKGAEDSARHTVFGYYGLNFAVFTFPPIAVTIIGLVYLDLVTKEPPRSRPARSATVGFSNPVVVNSFVGILSSLEILAVFLFFLFLAWTYYARISNDFKKLMPVKSLKLDLWQIKYLRVATRFGLLAEVCLALLLLPVLRGLAIFQLIGIQFEASVRYHILLGTSMIFFSTIHGASTLFIWGVSRHIQDEIWRWQKKGRIYLAGEIALVTGLVIWITSLPQIRRRRFEIFYYTHHLYIVFLIFFLFHAGDRHFYMVFSGVFLFGLDKLLRILQSRPQSCILSARIYLIPSKAIELTLPKDPGLKYTPTSVIYMKIPSISKFQWHPFSITSSSNIDDHTMSVVVKCNEGWTSSLYDMIQAELDSDTGAMNCIPVSIEGPYGPASLDFLRHDSLLLIAGGAGITPFLSIIKEIASISSSRYRFATQVQLIYVVKKSQDVCLLNSVSSQLLNQSSTQLSLNLKVYVTQEESSNATVIGLVNNFSLARTVNFSTECSNYAVHGLDSSILMAAMVALSSIKFLVSLIFFNRIFVPTEMKSPASQKMVVPSENKASKEKTPSSVVDLLLLASFIVALACNTFVAIILRWKRLKKDIPAVSPKQGNKATELVGSVEARSTVEEHEIHFGGRPDFQDILSKFPNETGGSDIGVLVCGPESMKESVASLCQLKSQGLNIGAKGKKPYFIFHSLNFTL